CTTGATGCCCACTATGTTACCAGCGTTTTTCAAACCATCATTGAAGATTCAGTGTTAAATCAACAGGCTTATTTACAAACACTTGCTAACCCTAACATTGAAATGCCAGCAGTGAGTGTGGCTTTTTTAGGCAACAAAGGTTCGTATAGCTATTTAGCCAGTCACCGTTACTTTTCGAGAAGAGCAGAAAAAATTATCGAACATGGTTGCCAAAGCTTTAGTGAAATTTTACAACAGGTTGAATCAGGACACGCAGACTACGGAATGCTGCCAATCGAAAATACAAGTTCAGGCGGTATCAATCAAGTTTACGACTTATTGCAACACACTAACCTTTCAATTGTTGGTGAAATTACCCAGCCAATTGAACATTGTTTACTTACTGCAGTTAATACCAGCCTTAGCAATATCAAAACGATTTACGCCCACGGCCAACCTTTCGCACAATGTAGTAACTTTCTTGATAAACAAAGTGGCATGCGCATTGAATATTGCGAAAGCACTGCAGAAGCCATGGCAAAAGCAAATGAATTACAAGATCCAACTGTTGCTGTTATAGGCAGTGAAGAAGGTGGTAAACTGTACAATTTGCATGCACTAGAAAAAGCAATCGCTAATCAATCAGAAAACCATAGTCGCTTTATTTTAGTCGCAAGAAAGCCAATAGAAGTTGCGGAGCAAATTCCTGCAAAAACCACTTTTATTCTTGCTACAGGACAAAAACCTGGCGCATTAGTTGAGTGTTTAGTGATCCTCAAAAATGCCGGTATTAACATGTGTAAACTAGAGTCAAGGCCGATTCAAGGTCGCCCTTGGGAAGAAATGTTTTATATTGATGTAGAAGCAAACCTAAAGCAAATTACCATGCAAGAGGCGATAAGATCGTTAACGTCAATCACAAATTTTATCAAAGTACTCGGTTGTTACCCTATCGAACATATTAATCCAACCAGTGTACCTAGCAGTGCGCTAAACACCAGTTCATAGATATTCTCGTAGGTAATGTTACATGTTAGCGTGTGAATTTCACGTTAACATGTCACGTAAAAACGACTATTCAAGCCGCTAAACATATCGCAATAAATACTCAATAGTCTTCATACGTAATAAATTTATGAAGAAATTTCAGAGAAGTGCAAACATTTAGTAAAATTCCCGATATACTAAGAAAAACCATATCACGAAACTAACAGGATGGATTAAGTGAAAGTTATTTCTTCAATTATTGTAGTAATTCTACTTCTTTGCGGCGGAGCATTATGGTTTATTGCTGGTGGCTCACTAAATGAATATGTCAAAACACAAATTGAAACTGTTGGGCATCAGGTAACAGAACAAAATGTGACCGTTAATCAAGTCGACATTCAATTAGCCAAAGGTGCAGGCAGCATTTATGGTTTAAATCTACCTAACCCTAGCCAATACAACTACCCAAATGCATTCACTTTAGACGAAATCACTCTCGATATTAATATTGAAAGTCTGATTGAAGAACCTATTGTTTTAGATGCTATCGTTATTCAAAAACCTGAAGCATTTGTAGAGTTCACCAAGGAAGGAAATGCTAACATCAAAGAGTTAATCGATACTATCGGAAAAAACTTACCTAAATCACAAGCAGAAGAAGCGCCAAGCACGAAAGCTGAGCCCAAAATAGCGATTAAAAAGGTTATTTTAGCAGGCACTGCGTTATCAATGGATTTATCAGCATTAGGTAATAAAGAACATCAAGCAACATTACCAGATATTACCTTAACCAATATTGGTGGTGAACAAGGGTTGCCTGCGAGCCAATTAGGGAGTGTTATTATTAAAGAAGCGTTGTCTGAAATTTGGCGTCACACCAAAAAAGTACAAAAAGAGAAACTCAAAGACAAAGCAAAAGAAAAAATCAAAGAAAAAGCGAAAGAAAAATTATCTGAATTATTTAATTAACAACGTTACTGAGAGATTGCTGCAATGAAACACAGTATTTTAATAATGATAATCATTGTTTCTTTGATAATGGTGAACAATTCCGTTAAGGCTTCAGAGTGGGAATTTAGTGCTCATGTGGGTCAATCTTGGGCGCCCGATTTGAACGGCTTCAACAATAGCGAAACTATTACCATTGATGACGGTATCAATTATGGTTTAGGAATCGCTTGGTTTGATTCACCAACCGGTATGGGGCAAGTACTTTTTAACCACGTTAAACATGACTTCATTAGCGAGTATGATCAAAGCCAGCAATCACTCGACATTTTATATGGTCACTTCAATGGTATTGCGCTTTTTAAGCAAGAAAACTACACAACAACCGTATCTCTTGGTTTAGGTGGCGCAGCATTTGAAACTGAACAAAACAATGAGCTCTATCCTTCAGCAACACTTGCTTTAGGTACTCGCTACGAGTTTTCAGATAATCTATCGTTTTTTACTGAGCTTAGAGGTTATGCAAGCTTAGTTGATGAAGACGATAATATATTTTGCCAAGCTGAAAGCTGCCATGCACAATTTGAAGATAACCTTTGGTTTGAAGCAAATGTCGTCATCGGCATTGCTTTTCGATTTTAAACATTATTTATTTCTATTGGTATAAAAGGACAAACTAAATGACTAAAGTAATTGCTGTAATATGCACTTCAATATTACTAGTTGCTTGTGCCCCTGAAGTGGGCTCTAAAGCATGGTGTGAAGCGATGAAAGAAAAACCCAAAGGAGATTGGACAGCTAACGAAGCTGCCGATTATACCAAGCATTGTTTGTTTAAATCAGACGACGAAGAGTAACAAAAAACACAACGCCTAGGCGTTGTGTTTTTTTATCATCTTATCTATATCATCCACTAATGATTTTCTTGAACGCTCAATAATTCTACCGATTTCTTGGTCATCTACATAAATAACAATCGTTGGTGTAAACTGCACTCCCGCTTTTTTAGCTCGTCCTTTTGCTTCTGTTTTTTGATAATTTAACGCGATCAACTGATACGAAAACGCTTTATTTACGTCCATAATTTTCAATAACTTCGGCACTTCGCGTTCACTATCATGGCACCATGTACCAAAATAAACATCAAAGTGAGTACTATCGGGCCATTCCCGTATTAATGCCGTTTCTTCCTCACTAAGGTGAAATTGGTGGTAACCATTAGAAAATTGCACTTGAGAAGACAGTAACTGTTGGCGTGATATATCGCCCTCTGCCATCTGCTCTGTATCATTTAAGGCACAACCTGCTAACAAACCAATGCTTAAACAACAGCTCAAAAATTGTTTTTTCATGTTATATCAATGTTTTTTTAATTCGTTTGCTTTTAATAACATGGCTTTACTTTCATGTAAAAAGGTTTCTGCATAATCACCAAACCAATCAGAAACCTGATTAAACATGCTGACAAAAGCGGTTTTATCGCCCATTTCTACATCTTCTAATAATTCAAGAAAACGATAAGCAAAACGCTTCATCATGGCAACATTTTCACGGTTTGAAAAAATAATATCCGTATATAAAATAGGATTTTGCGCAAACAATCGCCCTACCATAATCAACTCTAGACGGTAAATAGGTGAACTCATCTCTACCAATTGAGATATTTCAGCGCCTTCAGCCATTAAATGATAGCCATAAGCAATAGTAGAAAAATGTCTCATTACTTGTACCATCGACATGGCATCATCGTGTTGATGGGCACTAACGGCATGAATTTTAGCTCCCCAAACAGTGAACTGTTCTAATAACCATTGATATTTATCTGGTGAACGACCTTCACATGCAATAATAGTTTGTTTAATCAAACCAGAAACATCTGGACCAAACATAGGATGTAAACCAACCACAGGCCCATTATGCACCTTCATCATTTCAAACAATGGCGATGCTTTTACACTGGTAAAATCCGCTAAAATACAATCATCAGGCAGTTGGGATAACTGTCCAATAATGTTGGTGGTTAACCTTATTGGCACTGAAACTATCACTAAACTAGCGTCAGCAAGTATCTCTTTACTTCTAGGCCAATCGTCATGCTCCAGTATTTCCACCGCGTAATGAGAGCGAGTGAACAAATCAACAAATACTGCACCAAGTTGTCCAGCCCCACCAATGACGACTACTTTTCTGCAATCAAGGTTTACACAGCGGTAACCACTGGCATCTTGGCTTCGATAAGAATCTCGCATTAATCGACGAAGAATATCTTCTATAAGCTCAGGACAAACGCCCGCTTGCTCAGCTTGCTCTCGACGTTTCATCAACAGCTGAGTTTCTCGATCAGGCGCATAAATTGGCATGCCTACTTGGCTTTTCAGCGCACCAACCTTACTGGTAATCGTACGACGCTTTGCAAGAAGCTCAACTAATTGGCTATCTACCTCGTCTATTTGGTCTCGTAAAGCCGTAAGCTCAACAGTGATGTCTGGTTTATCCATAACTATACTTTATTGAATTCTCGTTTTTAAAACAGTGGCTAATTGATCAACACTTCGCATAAGCAATGCTTTTGTCGTACTAAAATCAATACATGCATCAGTCACTGAAACACCATATTGTAGTTCCGTTTTTGGTAAATTTGCGCTTTGATTACCTTCATTTAAATGACTTTCAAGCATAATACCAATAATAGATTTATTGCCATTAACAATTTGTTCAACCACATCATCAGCGACAATAGGTTGACGACGATAATCTTTGTTTGAATTACCGTGAGAACAGTCTACAACGATACCTGGTTCTAAGTGATGTTTTGCTAATTGCTGTTCACAAAGCGCTATATCATCTGCTTGATAATTCGGTTTCTTACCACCTCGTAAAATAACATGACCATCAGGGTTACCCGATGTTGTAATTAAGGCAACTTGCCCTTGCTGGTTTATTCCCATGAAACGATGTGCTGATGCAGCAGATTGCATCGCATTAATTGCCACATCTAAACTACCATTTGTACCGTTTTTAAAGCCTATTGGCATTGATAAACCGCTTGCCATTTCGCGATGTGTTTGCGATTCAGTCGTTCTAGCACCAATGGCAGACCAGCTAAAAAGTTCCGCTAAATACTGGGGGCTTATTGGATCTAGTGCTTCAGTTGCCAAAGGTAAACCTAAATCCGTTAGATATAACAATAGTTCACGTGCTTTTCTTAAGCCATTTTCTACATCGAATGAACCATTCATATGTGGATCATTAATCAGGCCTTTCCAACCTACCGTTGTCCTTGGTTTTTCAAAGTAAACACGCATCACAATATATAAGGTATCTTTATATTGATCATGCAGTGTTTTTAGCTGTTGAGCATATTCTTTAGCAGCTTCAACGTCATGGATAGAGCAAGGACCACTGATCACGAGAAAACGATGATCTTTTTTATGAATGATATTAGAAATATCTTGTCGTGCATTAATGATAAATTCTCGGCCCTTTGTTGACAGCGGCAATTCTTCGCGAAGCTGCTCAGGCGTTAATAACACTTCTTCGGCATTGACATGTATATTGTTTAGAGACCCTTGTGGGCTTATCGCATTCGATTTTAGTTCAGACATTTTATGTTCCAGATAATTTTAACAGCGAGTTTTATAAGAATAATACATATGTGCTAAACAGAGTGTTTAGCAATAGAAAGACCAAGAATAATAAAGGCAAATTATATTCAAAATCATTACATGTACAACTGTAAAGTTTTATTTACTCAATTTGTAATGATATTCTTACACGTTATTTTTTATCTGGCAATCTATTTCTCATTTTCAAACTTAATTTTAAGCAAAAAAAAGCGCCCTTAAGACGCTTTAGTTCATACGATACACAATTAACCATGAACAATACGATTATCTATTAGATTATCAACAACAGCTGGATCAGCCAATGTTGAAGTATCGCCTAACGTTCCAATATCATTTTCGGCAATTTTACGTAAGATACGACGCATAATTTTGCCGGAACGGGTTTTAGGTAAACCCGGTGCCCACTGAATATAATCTGGTTTAGCAAAACGACCTAACTCATTAGCAACAAATTCAATAAGCTCTTTGTTAAGTTCAGGAGTTTCAGTAGCACTGGCCATAAGTGTTACATAGGCATATACCCCTTGCCCTTTCACTTCATGTGGATAACCAACAACCGCCGCTTCGGCTACTGCAGGATGAAGTACTAATGCACTTTCAATTTCTGCTGTGCCTAAACGGTGCCCAGAAACATTCAAAACATCATCAACACGACCTGTTATCCAATAAAAGCCATCTTCATCACGTTTGGCACCATCACCGGTAAAATAGTTACCTGGATACTGACTCAAATAGGTATCAATGAAGCGTTCATGATTGCCATAAACACTACGTAATTGCCCCGGCCAGCTGCCCGTCATCACTAATAAGCCTTGGTTTTCACCTTCAAGGGTATTACCGTCTTTATCAAATAGTGCAGGTTTTACACCAAAGAATGGTTTTCCTGCAGCACCTGGTTTCATATCAACCGCGCCAGGTAATGAAGTGATCAATATCCCGCCAGTTTCAGTTTGCCACCAGGTGTCAACAATGGGACAATTAGATTTTCCAACCACTTCATAATACCAATGCCAAGCTTCTGGGTTAATTGGTTCACCTACGGTGCCCAATAGACGCAAATCAGATAAATCATATTTAGTCACATAATCATCACCTACACTCATTAAGGCGCGAATTGCCGTTGGTGCGGTATAAAAAATATTTACCTTGTGTTTTTCACATACTTGCCAAAATCTTCCAGCATCTGGGTAGGTTGGTACACCTTCAAAGACAAGAGTAGTTGCACCATTTGCTAAAGGTCCGTAGAAAATATATGAATGGCCAGTGATCCAGCCAGCATCAGCTGTACACCAATAAATTTCACCATCTTTATAATCAAACACATATTTATGTGTCATTGCTGCGTACAATGAATACCCGCCGCAGGTATGTAATACCCCTTTTGGCGTACCTGTTGAACCCGAAGTGTAAAGAATAAACAGCGGATCTTCGGCATCCATTTCTTCTGGCTCACATACTGCTGCTAGATCAGCTACGGCAGCCTGATACTTAACATCAATTGCATCATTGTAAGCAACATCACCGCCCGTACGTTCAACAACAATGACTGAATGTACGTTAGGGCAATCTGCAATGGCTGCATCGACATTAGCTTTTAATGGAATAACACGGCCACCGCGTAAGCTTTCATCTGCAGTTACCACAACTTTACAATCAGCATCATCAATACGAGCGCGAATAGATTCAGTTGAAAAACCACCAAACACAACAGAGTGAACAGCACCAATGCGTGCACAAGCAAGCATTGCGTAGCCAACTTCAGGGATCATTGGCATATAAATGCACACACGATCACCTTTTTCGACACCGCGTGCTTTTAATAAATTTGCAAAACGACAGACATGATCATGCAATTCTTGATAGGTAACTTTTAAATCTTCTTCGGGGTTATCCCCTTCCCATATAATCGCCACATCATTTGCCTTTGTGGCAAGGTGTCTATCGATACAGTTATAGCTGACATTCAGCTTGCCACCTTCAAACCATGTTATATCGCCCGATTTCAAGTCAACTTTGCTTACCGTATCAAACGGTTTTGACCAATCAAGGAATTGATTAGCTTGCTCTGCCCAAAATTCATCTGGTTGGTCGATTGATTGTTGATACATTCTCTCGTAGGTTTCTGTATCAATATGCGTATGTGCCTTGGCACTGGCAGATACAGGATAACGACTCTTTAGTTCTTGCATGATAAGTCCTTCGTAAATATAACTTGAGATATTCTTGCTTTCTACTAACCGCCTTCGCCATTAGTAACAATTGTATTTTTTATAAGTGGCAACATCATATAGCATGTAAATCGTTTCGCATACTCAACTAAAGTCGAATAGCGCTGAATACACGATAAACAAAATAGGTCGCCCTATGCTTACATTATCACCGTTGAGCACAATTGACAACGCTGTCATTTGTTGTGTGAATGAACCTATTTAAATGAGGTAAAATCGAAGAGTCAAGTTGTAGGGGTTAATGTTTTAAGGAGGAAGCGCTTTATGGCTTTATCATAAAGCGCCTAATTAACAATTACTGACAACTAACTGCTTGATCTGTTTCTTTTATCGAACGGTAATCAATATTGCTAATTGATAGACTATTACTACCAGCGACTAACAGAGCAAAAGGGGAAACAATCTGGCTAAATTTAACCCCTTGTTCTGCAAAACATTCTAAAGGAATAGCTATATTCTTCCATGTATTTAACGGTAAATGATTAAGCGTTTTATCGATCTTGACGTTGCCAGAGCAACTACCTCGCTCGTCGCCAATGCTTTCACAACTTAATTGAACCTTAGCGCTCTTTATCTCTCCGCTATTTCGGCGCATTGATATCACAAGGTAATTACCGGCTTCATGTGCGGCGGTTAAATCTTCTCGAAAACCATTACCGGTTGTCATTGAAAGACCTGCAGATGTAGCGTCGCTACTCGTTAAGGTAAAAGCATCTTCTTGCACGTTACGATCAATAGTACGGTAGGTAACATGAGTCAATGACGCAGTACTAGAGTTAATAACTTTCTGATCATCACCATCTATTAAGTTTAATTGCCATAACTTAGATACTTGTCCATTAAATAAATTAACATAGCTTTGATCAGCGCTGACCTTAGCCGATTGTTCATTTAAGTTATCTGAAAGTAAGCTTTCTTCACCATAGCGTAAGCCAAATCCATAAGGTAGTAGTGGTTCGTTATCCTCATCAAAACGATTAACTAGCTGATCAGCTGATTTCGGCCAAGAGAACGAAAGCTTGCCCTTAAAATCATACTGAACTTGTCCTTTATCGTCGGTGAGCAACACATCAGCAACAGCTTTACCTTCTGAGCCTGGTAACCATACGGCGACAAAAGCATCACTTGCATTAAGCTCTGCATTTACCCACATCGGACGCCCACTAATAAACAAAGAGACGACCGGAATATTTTGTGCTTTTAGCTTTTTCAGTAACGCTAAATCACTTTTTATGCCGCGCTGATAGTCTAAATTTGAACGATCGCCATGTCCTTCTGCATAAGGTTCTTCGCCGAAAACAACAACGGCAACATCCGGCTTTTGACTAAATTCACCTTGCACATTTAGCTCAACGCTTCCACCGGCTTTTGTTACCTGCGATTTAATTCCTTGATAAATCGAACTTCCGCCGGGAAAATCTTCATTGGTGTTGTTTGTTCCTTGCCAAGTGATCGTCCAACCACCTGATTGCTTACCTATGTTATCTGCGCCATCGCCTGCAACTAAAATATGTTGGCTAGGTTTAAGTGGTAAAATATTGCCTTTATTTTTAAGTAGTACCAATGACTCTCTTACTGCTTGCTGAGCAACAAGGCGATGTGACTGCTGACCAATTAATGCTGTTTTACCAGAAAATAAACGATTTTTAGGACTAGGTTTATCAAATAAACCCGCTCTAAATTTTACCCGCAAAATTCTACGTACCGCATCATCAACTCTTGAATGCGCTATCACACCTTCTTTAACTTGTTTAATGGTGTTTTCCAATAACGGCTTCCAAGCATCGGTAGGCACCATATAAATATCTAAGCCAGCATTAACCGCTTGAGGGCAATTATCATTGGTACAGCCTTCAATTTGGCCATGGCCATTCCAATCTCCAACCACAAAACCATCGAAGCCCATTTGCTCTTTTAACACATTGGTGAGTAAGTATTTATGACCATGCAGTTTTTTCCCATGCCAGCTGTTGAATGACGCCATGACTGATTGAGCACCAGCCGTAAGGCCACCAACATAGCCTTGGCCATGAATATCAAACAGCTCTTGTTCAGTGGCAATATTATTACCTTGATCATCACCACCAACCGTACCACCATCACCAATAAAATGCTTAACCGTACTGATCACGCGATCATCACCTAAGAAATCTTTTCCAGCATGACCTTGCAGCCCTTTAACAATGGCATATGCGTATTTTTTAACGATATCAGGATCTTCAGAGTAGCCTTCATAAGTTCTTCCCCATCGATCATCCCTCACCGTTGCTACGGTAGGCGCAAATACCCAATCAATCCCTGTTACCATCACTTCAGTCGCGGTTATTTGTGCAATTTTCTCGATCAATGCAGGGTTATTCGCTGCACCCAAGCCGATATTATGAGGAAATAACGTCGCGCCTATTACGTTGTTGTGCCCATGTACGGCATCAGTACCCCACATTGTTGGAATAGCAATTCCATCAATGCTGTCATCAATCGATGCTTGGTACATTTTTTCTGCTAATACGATCCAATCTTGCGGAGTTGAGTGTTTTTCATTATTGGGAAAAGAGCCACCACCATTTAAATATGAACCAAAGCCATAACGACGCATATCTTCAACACTGATATCTCTTATTTCCGGCTGGATCATTTGCGCGACTTTTTGTTCGAGCGTCATTTTTGACAATAGTGCTTCAACTTTTTTTTCTATAATAGGGTTTTGTTTAACGTCAGAAACAATTTCAGGCCAAACTTCAGCAGCTTTACCTTTATCAACATATTGTTGTTGCTCAGTTTTATACGCTTGTTGGCAAGCACCAAGCAAACTAATGCATGACAGCGCCACACAAGATTTTAATAACACATTCATCATTATTCCTTAACTCCTTCAACTTGAGTAGGCACTGAGCCCTTAACACCATAAAAAGCAATGTAGATATAACAAAGCAATGGTAAGAAGAATGCTAACTGTAAACCTATAGCATCAGCCATCACTCCTTGCAGTAACGGTACAATGGCGCCTCCAACAATAGCGAGACATAACACGCCAGAACCTCGGCTTGCATGCTGTCCTAATCCGCTAATAGCAAGACTAAAAATGGTTGGAAACATAATGGAATTAAACAGCCCAATGGCCAGCACTGACCATTTTGCGATGTCTCCAGAAGAAAAAATAGTTAACAATAAGAGTACAATGGCAGCAACAGCATTAAAGGCAAGTACTTTACCCGCGCTAATGTGTTGCATCACAATGGCACCAACAAAGCGGCCAATCATGGCGCCACCCCAGTAATAGGCAATTAAACGCGAGGCTTCAGCTTCCGTTAAACCAGCAATAGTTGGATCGTTTAAATAACTCACAAGAAAACTGCCAATCGCCACTTCAGCACCGACATAAAGGAAAATAGCAATGGCACCTAGTTTGAGGTGCGAAAATTTAAGGGCATCAGCATAATTTGCAGTGTTTTGTTTAACCGTTCCTAAATTCGGCAAAGTTAATTTTGCAAAAATTCCCGCCAGTAAAAGCAACGCAGCCGCAAGTAATAAGTAAGGCAACTGTACAGCAGAAGATCCAGACTCTGGGGTTATCTCTGCGCCAGAAAAAATAAGGTATGCGCCAAAAAATGGGGCTAATGTCGTGCCTAACGAATTAAACGCTTGGGTCATGGTTAACCGCGACGGTGCGGTTTTAACCGGCCCTAATACGCTAACAAAAGGATTTGCTGATACTTGTAATATAGTGATCCCTGCGGCCAACACAAACAACGCAATTAAAAATAATAAATACACTTCCATTGACGCTGCGGGATAAAATAATAAACAACCACATGCAGCTATACTTAATCCGGTAACAATCCCTTTTTGATAACCAATTCTTGCCACTAAATTTCCCGCAGGAATCGACACAATGAAATAGGCACTAAAAAAGCAAAACTGGATCAGCATAGCTTGAGTGTAAGACAGTTCAAATGCGCCCTTTAAATAAGGAATTAAAATATCATTTAAACAAGTTATAAAACCCCACATAAAAAATAATGTAGTAAGAGAACACAATGCCCAAGTGTTGTTACTCGTATCTTGTGGTGGTAATTGCTCTGTTACAGGCTTTGCTGATACCGAAAACTCAGCCATAAAGCACTCCTTCATCTGTTGTTATCAAAGAATTTTCAAAAATTCACGAGGACTTCTCGTACAATAAAAAAGTTCGGCGGAGGCCCTCCACCGAACAACCACCCCCCTATTGAAAGCTATATCGAACACCGACTACATAACGAGGGCCATACTGACGAGCAAATAAGAACTGCTCTTCATAACGGCCAAAACCTTGTTCCGTTTCGTTATTAATATTAATGCCTTCAAAAAAGACGGTTGTTTGCTCATCGATGTCATAATTGACGCTTAAGTCCCATTGGCCAAAAGCTTTTGCAAACTGTGGAGGGTTATCGGAAGAGCC
The Thalassotalea hakodatensis genome window above contains:
- a CDS encoding chorismate mutase, with the protein product MSVSEELDLNKIREHITQLDQELLALFAKRRSLTLNVAKSKAHQIRPVRDQQREQDLLVRLIKQGREYGLDAHYVTSVFQTIIEDSVLNQQAYLQTLANPNIEMPAVSVAFLGNKGSYSYLASHRYFSRRAEKIIEHGCQSFSEILQQVESGHADYGMLPIENTSSGGINQVYDLLQHTNLSIVGEITQPIEHCLLTAVNTSLSNIKTIYAHGQPFAQCSNFLDKQSGMRIEYCESTAEAMAKANELQDPTVAVIGSEEGGKLYNLHALEKAIANQSENHSRFILVARKPIEVAEQIPAKTTFILATGQKPGALVECLVILKNAGINMCKLESRPIQGRPWEEMFYIDVEANLKQITMQEAIRSLTSITNFIKVLGCYPIEHINPTSVPSSALNTSS
- the acs gene encoding acetate--CoA ligase, whose protein sequence is MQELKSRYPVSASAKAHTHIDTETYERMYQQSIDQPDEFWAEQANQFLDWSKPFDTVSKVDLKSGDITWFEGGKLNVSYNCIDRHLATKANDVAIIWEGDNPEEDLKVTYQELHDHVCRFANLLKARGVEKGDRVCIYMPMIPEVGYAMLACARIGAVHSVVFGGFSTESIRARIDDADCKVVVTADESLRGGRVIPLKANVDAAIADCPNVHSVIVVERTGGDVAYNDAIDVKYQAAVADLAAVCEPEEMDAEDPLFILYTSGSTGTPKGVLHTCGGYSLYAAMTHKYVFDYKDGEIYWCTADAGWITGHSYIFYGPLANGATTLVFEGVPTYPDAGRFWQVCEKHKVNIFYTAPTAIRALMSVGDDYVTKYDLSDLRLLGTVGEPINPEAWHWYYEVVGKSNCPIVDTWWQTETGGILITSLPGAVDMKPGAAGKPFFGVKPALFDKDGNTLEGENQGLLVMTGSWPGQLRSVYGNHERFIDTYLSQYPGNYFTGDGAKRDEDGFYWITGRVDDVLNVSGHRLGTAEIESALVLHPAVAEAAVVGYPHEVKGQGVYAYVTLMASATETPELNKELIEFVANELGRFAKPDYIQWAPGLPKTRSGKIMRRILRKIAENDIGTLGDTSTLADPAVVDNLIDNRIVHG
- a CDS encoding DUF748 domain-containing protein; its protein translation is MKVISSIIVVILLLCGGALWFIAGGSLNEYVKTQIETVGHQVTEQNVTVNQVDIQLAKGAGSIYGLNLPNPSQYNYPNAFTLDEITLDINIESLIEEPIVLDAIVIQKPEAFVEFTKEGNANIKELIDTIGKNLPKSQAEEAPSTKAEPKIAIKKVILAGTALSMDLSALGNKEHQATLPDITLTNIGGEQGLPASQLGSVIIKEALSEIWRHTKKVQKEKLKDKAKEKIKEKAKEKLSELFN
- the tyrA gene encoding bifunctional chorismate mutase/prephenate dehydrogenase, with protein sequence MDKPDITVELTALRDQIDEVDSQLVELLAKRRTITSKVGALKSQVGMPIYAPDRETQLLMKRREQAEQAGVCPELIEDILRRLMRDSYRSQDASGYRCVNLDCRKVVVIGGAGQLGAVFVDLFTRSHYAVEILEHDDWPRSKEILADASLVIVSVPIRLTTNIIGQLSQLPDDCILADFTSVKASPLFEMMKVHNGPVVGLHPMFGPDVSGLIKQTIIACEGRSPDKYQWLLEQFTVWGAKIHAVSAHQHDDAMSMVQVMRHFSTIAYGYHLMAEGAEISQLVEMSSPIYRLELIMVGRLFAQNPILYTDIIFSNRENVAMMKRFAYRFLELLEDVEMGDKTAFVSMFNQVSDWFGDYAETFLHESKAMLLKANELKKH
- a CDS encoding glycoside hydrolase family 3 protein: MMNVLLKSCVALSCISLLGACQQAYKTEQQQYVDKGKAAEVWPEIVSDVKQNPIIEKKVEALLSKMTLEQKVAQMIQPEIRDISVEDMRRYGFGSYLNGGGSFPNNEKHSTPQDWIVLAEKMYQASIDDSIDGIAIPTMWGTDAVHGHNNVIGATLFPHNIGLGAANNPALIEKIAQITATEVMVTGIDWVFAPTVATVRDDRWGRTYEGYSEDPDIVKKYAYAIVKGLQGHAGKDFLGDDRVISTVKHFIGDGGTVGGDDQGNNIATEQELFDIHGQGYVGGLTAGAQSVMASFNSWHGKKLHGHKYLLTNVLKEQMGFDGFVVGDWNGHGQIEGCTNDNCPQAVNAGLDIYMVPTDAWKPLLENTIKQVKEGVIAHSRVDDAVRRILRVKFRAGLFDKPSPKNRLFSGKTALIGQQSHRLVAQQAVRESLVLLKNKGNILPLKPSQHILVAGDGADNIGKQSGGWTITWQGTNNTNEDFPGGSSIYQGIKSQVTKAGGSVELNVQGEFSQKPDVAVVVFGEEPYAEGHGDRSNLDYQRGIKSDLALLKKLKAQNIPVVSLFISGRPMWVNAELNASDAFVAVWLPGSEGKAVADVLLTDDKGQVQYDFKGKLSFSWPKSADQLVNRFDEDNEPLLPYGFGLRYGEESLLSDNLNEQSAKVSADQSYVNLFNGQVSKLWQLNLIDGDDQKVINSSTASLTHVTYRTIDRNVQEDAFTLTSSDATSAGLSMTTGNGFREDLTAAHEAGNYLVISMRRNSGEIKSAKVQLSCESIGDERGSCSGNVKIDKTLNHLPLNTWKNIAIPLECFAEQGVKFSQIVSPFALLVAGSNSLSISNIDYRSIKETDQAVSCQ
- a CDS encoding 3-deoxy-7-phosphoheptulonate synthase — its product is MSELKSNAISPQGSLNNIHVNAEEVLLTPEQLREELPLSTKGREFIINARQDISNIIHKKDHRFLVISGPCSIHDVEAAKEYAQQLKTLHDQYKDTLYIVMRVYFEKPRTTVGWKGLINDPHMNGSFDVENGLRKARELLLYLTDLGLPLATEALDPISPQYLAELFSWSAIGARTTESQTHREMASGLSMPIGFKNGTNGSLDVAINAMQSAASAHRFMGINQQGQVALITTSGNPDGHVILRGGKKPNYQADDIALCEQQLAKHHLEPGIVVDCSHGNSNKDYRRQPIVADDVVEQIVNGNKSIIGIMLESHLNEGNQSANLPKTELQYGVSVTDACIDFSTTKALLMRSVDQLATVLKTRIQ
- a CDS encoding DUF3012 domain-containing protein produces the protein MTKVIAVICTSILLVACAPEVGSKAWCEAMKEKPKGDWTANEAADYTKHCLFKSDDEE
- a CDS encoding TlpA family protein disulfide reductase gives rise to the protein MKKQFLSCCLSIGLLAGCALNDTEQMAEGDISRQQLLSSQVQFSNGYHQFHLSEEETALIREWPDSTHFDVYFGTWCHDSEREVPKLLKIMDVNKAFSYQLIALNYQKTEAKGRAKKAGVQFTPTIVIYVDDQEIGRIIERSRKSLVDDIDKMIKKHNA